A region of Streptomyces sp. TG1A-60 DNA encodes the following proteins:
- a CDS encoding ABC transporter ATP-binding protein: protein MSSTIDADADVTPGGTTDESVPPRGSLRALLPALAGHRVMMARTCAAALVEQGSLVALLTLAAHSVGTAVIEDRAPSPGTVTALVALVLVRALMTWREMDLSHDLAYRVLAELRVRVFDGLARGAPARVAGRRSGDLAATAMADVEALEFFYAHTTAQLLASGVVFTGGAAVLATAEAWLLAAVLPVAALLAVAPFADARERATRGARARAATAKLSADTVETVDGLRELLAFGGLAERRGRLAEQGRRVGEAQRAEATWEAMAAAVRDLLIVLAVLGVVAAAAQSVTSGRLHGAWAPAAMTLALSVLGPVAESARALSRAVGLRAAAARVDAAVKAPALAPLPASPRPIPPGPLGVRLHKVSFDYGGRPVLDAVELTVPAGQTLALVGVSGAGKSTCAHLLARFWDPSEGAVQLVPRDGDPVDLRDVADAELRRAVAVVGQDTPLFHGTLAENLRLAAPDANDDLLAETARLCGVDGIAPMDSPVGERGSTLSGGQRARIALARALLAGPRVLVLDETTAHLDNAGDAQLATALASGSRTTIVIAHRPATIRRADRIAVLESGRIAEVGTWDDLTTRPDGALNRVLTLTPP, encoded by the coding sequence ATGAGCAGCACCATCGACGCCGATGCCGACGTGACGCCGGGCGGCACCACCGACGAGTCCGTGCCCCCGCGAGGCTCACTGCGTGCCCTGCTGCCCGCCCTCGCCGGGCACCGGGTCATGATGGCCCGCACCTGCGCCGCCGCGCTCGTCGAACAGGGCTCTCTGGTGGCGCTGCTGACGCTGGCCGCGCACAGCGTCGGAACCGCCGTCATCGAGGACCGCGCCCCCTCGCCCGGCACGGTCACCGCGCTGGTCGCCCTCGTCCTCGTACGCGCCCTGATGACCTGGCGCGAGATGGACCTCTCCCACGACCTGGCCTACCGGGTACTGGCCGAGCTGCGTGTGCGGGTCTTCGACGGGCTCGCCCGCGGCGCGCCCGCCCGCGTGGCGGGCCGGCGCAGCGGGGACCTGGCCGCCACCGCGATGGCCGACGTGGAGGCGCTGGAGTTCTTCTACGCCCACACCACGGCCCAACTCCTGGCCTCTGGCGTGGTGTTCACCGGTGGGGCCGCGGTGCTGGCGACGGCGGAGGCGTGGCTGCTGGCGGCGGTGCTGCCGGTCGCCGCACTGCTCGCCGTGGCTCCCTTCGCGGACGCGCGGGAACGCGCCACGCGCGGGGCCCGCGCGCGGGCGGCCACCGCGAAGCTGTCGGCCGACACCGTGGAGACCGTCGACGGGCTGCGCGAACTGCTCGCCTTCGGGGGGCTGGCCGAGCGGCGCGGCCGTCTCGCCGAGCAGGGCCGGCGGGTGGGCGAGGCACAGCGGGCCGAGGCCACCTGGGAAGCCATGGCCGCCGCCGTCCGCGATCTGCTCATCGTGCTCGCGGTCCTCGGCGTGGTGGCCGCAGCCGCGCAGTCCGTGACCTCCGGGCGCCTGCACGGCGCGTGGGCCCCGGCGGCGATGACGCTGGCACTGTCGGTGCTCGGGCCGGTCGCCGAGTCGGCCAGGGCCCTGAGCCGGGCCGTCGGCCTGCGCGCCGCCGCCGCCCGCGTCGACGCGGCGGTGAAAGCCCCCGCTCTCGCCCCGCTGCCCGCCTCACCCCGCCCGATCCCACCGGGCCCGCTGGGCGTCCGGCTGCACAAGGTGAGCTTCGACTACGGGGGCCGGCCCGTGCTGGACGCGGTCGAGCTGACGGTTCCCGCGGGGCAGACCCTCGCCCTGGTCGGTGTCTCGGGGGCGGGCAAGTCGACCTGCGCCCACCTGCTGGCCCGTTTCTGGGACCCGTCCGAGGGAGCGGTCCAGCTGGTGCCCCGCGACGGCGACCCCGTCGACCTCCGTGACGTGGCCGACGCCGAACTGCGCCGCGCCGTCGCCGTCGTGGGGCAGGACACCCCCCTCTTCCACGGCACCCTCGCCGAGAACCTGCGCCTCGCCGCGCCGGACGCGAACGACGACCTCCTGGCCGAAACCGCCCGGCTGTGCGGCGTCGACGGGATCGCCCCCATGGACTCCCCTGTCGGGGAGCGCGGCTCCACCCTCTCCGGCGGCCAGCGCGCCCGTATCGCCCTCGCCCGCGCCCTGCTGGCCGGGCCCAGGGTCCTCGTGCTGGACGAGACCACCGCCCACCTGGACAACGCCGGCGACGCCCAGCTCGCCACCGCGCTCGCGTCAGGCAGCCGTACGACCATCGTCATCGCACACCGCCCCGCCACCATCCGTCGCGCGGACCGTATCGCCGTCCTGGAATCCGGCCGCATCGCGGAGGTGGGTACCTGGGACGACCTGACCACCCGCCCCGACGGCGCGCTCAACCGCGTGCTGACCCTCACGCCACCCTGA
- a CDS encoding ABC transporter ATP-binding protein yields the protein MIVHPELRRAARHAQRPLLAATLLQGAVTLAHLAQAVLLAVALADVARGDADRLPPLLGAALVVVAARAGLGHWQRRTATRAGARVRVRLRDELLTHLGRLGPAHLTSSGLRPGGPPSRAGAVRTALVDGVEGVDAYVSRYLPQLLVTVTVPPLLLAVLAAVEPLALLGLVPALLLGLFGPRAWDRLLAKRGKEHWDTYEQLGADYLEALQGMPALRAAGAVGRTRQRLEERSAALHRATVAKLRVSLVDTGLTDLAIQGGAVAAALLACWSAVTGSTTPTGTYLVLLLASECFRPVRDLSREWHAGYLGVSAADGLAALRTAAPSVPDTATEPAHWPDPPQVRFEQVGFSYDGAGTPALREVTFTAEAGRTTAVVGPSGAGKSTLLALLLRHGDPQQGRITVDGRDVAGYALDSLRRGIAVVSQETYLFHATIAENLRLARPSATDDELLRAARTAGIHDEIAALPDGYATVLGERGATLSGGQRQRLALARALLADARVLVLDEATSAVDERREAHIVRELLDAAGGRTVLLVAHRLAAVRHADRIVVLDGGRVDAIGEHAGLLDAGGVYAALVEAGQTHEGGLAA from the coding sequence GTGATCGTCCACCCCGAGCTGCGCCGTGCCGCACGGCACGCACAGCGCCCCCTGCTCGCGGCCACGCTCCTGCAGGGGGCCGTCACCCTCGCCCACCTCGCGCAGGCCGTGCTGCTCGCGGTCGCCCTCGCCGACGTGGCGCGGGGCGACGCGGACCGGCTCCCGCCGCTCCTCGGGGCAGCGCTCGTCGTCGTCGCCGCCCGCGCGGGGCTCGGCCACTGGCAGCGGCGTACCGCCACCCGTGCCGGGGCGCGGGTCAGGGTGCGTCTGCGGGACGAACTCCTCACCCACCTCGGACGGCTCGGGCCCGCACACCTGACCTCCTCCGGTCTTCGGCCGGGAGGACCGCCGTCGCGCGCCGGGGCGGTGCGCACCGCCCTCGTCGACGGGGTGGAGGGCGTCGACGCCTATGTCTCCCGCTACCTGCCGCAGCTCCTCGTCACCGTCACGGTGCCGCCCCTGCTGCTCGCCGTCCTGGCCGCCGTCGAACCGCTCGCCCTCCTCGGCCTCGTACCCGCGCTGCTGCTGGGCCTGTTCGGCCCACGTGCCTGGGACCGGCTCCTCGCCAAGCGCGGCAAGGAACACTGGGACACCTACGAACAACTGGGCGCCGACTACCTCGAAGCACTGCAGGGCATGCCCGCGCTGCGGGCCGCGGGCGCCGTCGGACGCACCCGCCAGCGGCTGGAGGAGCGTTCGGCGGCGCTGCACCGGGCCACCGTCGCCAAGCTCCGGGTGTCGCTGGTCGACACCGGACTCACCGACCTGGCCATCCAGGGCGGCGCCGTGGCCGCCGCGCTGCTCGCCTGCTGGTCGGCCGTCACCGGATCCACCACGCCGACCGGCACCTACCTGGTGCTGCTCCTGGCCTCCGAGTGCTTCAGGCCCGTACGCGACCTGTCCCGCGAGTGGCACGCCGGGTACCTGGGAGTGTCGGCCGCGGACGGGCTGGCGGCGCTGCGCACCGCCGCCCCCTCGGTCCCCGACACGGCGACGGAACCAGCGCACTGGCCGGACCCGCCCCAAGTGCGCTTCGAACAGGTGGGGTTCAGCTACGACGGCGCCGGGACACCCGCCCTCCGCGAGGTCACCTTCACCGCCGAGGCGGGGCGTACCACCGCCGTCGTCGGCCCTTCCGGGGCCGGCAAGTCCACCCTGCTCGCCCTGCTCCTGCGCCACGGTGACCCGCAGCAGGGCCGGATCACCGTGGACGGCCGCGACGTGGCCGGGTACGCACTCGACTCACTGCGGCGGGGCATCGCCGTCGTCTCGCAGGAGACCTACCTCTTCCACGCCACCATCGCCGAGAACCTGCGCCTGGCCCGGCCGTCCGCCACGGACGACGAACTTCTCCGCGCGGCACGGACCGCCGGCATCCACGACGAGATCGCGGCCCTCCCCGACGGCTACGCCACCGTGCTCGGCGAACGCGGCGCCACCCTGTCCGGCGGACAACGCCAGCGCCTCGCCCTCGCCCGCGCCCTGCTCGCCGACGCCCGGGTGCTCGTCCTCGACGAGGCCACGAGCGCGGTCGACGAACGCCGGGAGGCCCACATCGTCCGCGAACTGCTGGACGCCGCGGGCGGCCGGACCGTCCTGCTGGTCGCCCACCGGCTCGCCGCCGTCCGGCACGCCGACCGCATCGTGGTGCTCGACGGCGGACGCGTGGACGCCATCGGCGAACACGCCGGCCTCCTCGACGCCGGAGGGGTCTACGCCGCACTCGTCGAAGCGGGCCAAACCCACGAAGGAGGGCTCGCCGCATGA
- a CDS encoding SagB/ThcOx family dehydrogenase, producing the protein MDLVTALAQARTPQKPGPDTPAGSAVPPWPGPALPLPDSGPAELDLGRLLHLSLAASDGSARLRPAPSAGALHPVDARLVVGTGCPLPPGRYGYDPLGHSVHRLGPAPHGTPPGATVELSVTAQRTISHYDHRAWPLILLDTGHAAAALWLAARALGTGPGEVHLDGHTEDPLGALHFAPPEAARRTVDAPTPRDLLTRRSARPPLRGTPPQEALRAVLATAVEAGAGELAWCAAVGEPQPALVEPAPDGTVRRLAAGEARPTLAAWAAGQAWIADAGAVLLGHGCPTDAEAPQIRRAHLRAGFAVHMAHVTAGRHGLAGRPVGSWQQADLGAALGAAPGRDWIVHGLALGTTHSEEGTP; encoded by the coding sequence GTGGATCTCGTCACCGCGCTGGCCCAGGCCCGCACTCCACAGAAGCCGGGCCCGGACACACCTGCCGGGTCCGCCGTCCCACCGTGGCCCGGACCGGCGCTTCCCCTGCCGGACTCAGGCCCCGCAGAACTCGACCTGGGCCGGCTGCTCCATCTGTCCCTGGCGGCCTCGGACGGGTCCGCACGGCTGCGGCCCGCCCCGTCCGCCGGCGCGCTGCACCCGGTGGACGCCCGGCTCGTCGTGGGCACCGGCTGCCCACTGCCGCCCGGACGCTACGGCTACGACCCGCTGGGCCACAGTGTGCACCGTCTCGGCCCGGCACCCCACGGGACACCGCCCGGTGCCACCGTCGAACTCTCCGTCACCGCGCAGCGCACGATCTCGCACTACGACCACCGTGCCTGGCCACTGATCCTGCTGGACACCGGGCACGCCGCCGCCGCGCTGTGGCTCGCGGCGCGCGCTCTGGGCACAGGGCCCGGGGAAGTCCACCTCGACGGGCACACCGAAGACCCCCTCGGCGCACTGCACTTCGCCCCGCCCGAGGCGGCACGCCGGACCGTGGACGCACCCACCCCCCGCGACCTGCTGACCCGCCGCAGCGCCCGGCCACCGCTGCGGGGTACCCCGCCCCAGGAGGCCCTGCGGGCGGTGCTCGCGACCGCCGTCGAGGCCGGCGCCGGCGAACTCGCGTGGTGCGCGGCCGTCGGCGAACCACAGCCCGCGCTCGTCGAGCCGGCGCCCGACGGCACAGTGCGCCGTCTCGCCGCCGGTGAGGCCCGCCCGACCCTCGCCGCCTGGGCCGCGGGCCAGGCGTGGATCGCGGACGCGGGCGCCGTTCTCCTCGGCCACGGCTGCCCGACGGACGCCGAAGCCCCGCAGATCCGCAGGGCCCACCTGCGCGCCGGCTTCGCCGTCCACATGGCCCATGTGACCGCCGGCCGGCACGGCCTGGCCGGCCGCCCCGTCGGCTCCTGGCAGCAGGCCGACCTCGGTGCCGCGCTCGGCGCCGCACCGGGCAGGGACTGGATCGTCCACGGCCTGGCCCTCGGCACCACCCACTCCGAAGAGGGGACCCCGTGA
- a CDS encoding YcaO-like family protein — protein MTALPLEALVDPVCGIVRKVKPVEHPPGTPPRYTALTAEIADARKLGLWPADRVSLGTTFGDPEGARIAAIAEGVERYCGNRVPPPGHPDAPLRATAAELVGRGLRLYGPDELPAYADWQYARERFPYRPLTPDTPSLWTRGEERLPDGERAEVWAPVALTHLNWRQGELRSLPRTHHLNYAGIATGQGFDDAVERGLLEIVERDALELWWHLDGPTRGIDPASVPGLADDLAGSGLDVHLAEMPSEFAPCMAALVHDRRLGLYAAGFACKYDPAEAARKAVLEAVHTWVFTQGLADPDGWVFQAVEAGLLARGLYLDHREDRRYLDACGEGFAHVRDLGAHVQVWLDERMAPEARRFTEPAHGTIPVDAVEPGSRDRLRRALHDGGHRLMTFDLTTEDVAETALRVARVLVSGLIPNAPAAFGYFGSPRLADAAVARGWRTTAPSAPEDFTLAPPPHM, from the coding sequence ATGACGGCGCTGCCGCTGGAAGCCCTGGTCGACCCCGTGTGCGGCATCGTCCGCAAGGTCAAGCCCGTCGAGCACCCTCCGGGCACCCCACCCCGCTACACCGCGCTCACCGCGGAGATCGCCGATGCCCGCAAGCTCGGCCTGTGGCCGGCTGACCGGGTGTCGCTCGGCACCACCTTCGGCGACCCCGAGGGTGCCCGGATCGCCGCGATAGCCGAGGGAGTCGAGCGCTACTGCGGCAACCGCGTGCCCCCGCCCGGACACCCCGACGCCCCGCTGCGCGCCACCGCCGCCGAACTGGTGGGCAGGGGCCTGCGGCTGTACGGACCCGACGAGTTGCCCGCCTACGCCGACTGGCAGTACGCCCGCGAGCGGTTCCCCTACCGCCCCCTCACCCCCGACACCCCGTCCCTGTGGACACGCGGCGAGGAACGGCTGCCCGACGGGGAGAGAGCCGAGGTCTGGGCACCGGTCGCTCTCACCCACCTCAACTGGCGCCAGGGCGAGTTGCGTTCGCTGCCCCGCACCCACCACCTCAACTACGCGGGCATCGCCACCGGGCAGGGCTTCGACGACGCGGTCGAGCGCGGCCTGCTGGAGATCGTCGAACGCGACGCCCTCGAACTGTGGTGGCACCTCGACGGCCCGACCCGTGGCATCGACCCGGCTAGCGTGCCCGGCCTCGCCGACGACCTCGCCGGATCCGGGCTCGACGTCCACCTCGCCGAGATGCCCTCGGAGTTCGCCCCCTGTATGGCCGCACTCGTCCACGACCGCCGACTCGGCCTCTACGCCGCCGGGTTCGCCTGCAAGTACGACCCGGCCGAGGCCGCCCGCAAGGCCGTACTGGAGGCCGTCCACACCTGGGTCTTCACCCAGGGCCTCGCCGATCCCGACGGCTGGGTGTTCCAGGCCGTCGAGGCGGGGCTGCTGGCACGCGGGCTCTACCTCGACCACCGCGAGGACCGCCGCTACCTCGACGCCTGCGGCGAAGGCTTCGCCCACGTACGGGACCTGGGCGCGCACGTACAGGTCTGGCTGGACGAGCGGATGGCGCCCGAGGCCCGCCGGTTCACCGAGCCCGCGCACGGGACCATACCCGTCGACGCGGTCGAGCCCGGCAGCCGGGACCGACTTCGGCGCGCGCTCCACGACGGCGGCCACCGCCTCATGACGTTCGACCTCACCACCGAGGACGTGGCCGAAACGGCGCTGCGCGTCGCCCGGGTCCTCGTCTCCGGCCTCATCCCCAACGCCCCGGCGGCTTTCGGGTACTTCGGCTCCCCGCGCCTCGCCGACGCCGCCGTGGCCCGCGGGTGGCGCACGACCGCGCCGAGCGCGCCGGAGGACTTCACGCTGGCTCCTCCGCCCCACATGTGA
- a CDS encoding CocE/NonD family hydrolase yields the protein MTAFTEPVEGLATDGRLPDGEGPFPAVLIRTPYDRRRHRAELRGWAERGFAALVQDVRGRHASPGEWHPYENEAADGALTARWIRRQPWSDGRVVAVGASYAAHCAVALALDAPEDARPDAVIAAVPALGAADTAREPSGVERLAARAGWWAAHGDRRDSDEDALADVLTTDPGILAHLPLIDLPARLGRSLPSWPGLWRHRERGRLTSRAERAGMPLLAVGGHHDHFTEDTVALWRRWGGPSARLLLGPWGHRLAAAPGTDARPAHRVSLGDLYARWARLALTEGLVSGHRGAVALGGGPLWVPARTQGEPRTQHVRLLHGASFTADPERPVLSEELTVPTEGTPDRCLFATPPLPRPLDVVGAAEVRVRATADTPSADWAARLVAVTPEGAAERLAVGIVRRADPPGRAAEFTVGLGRLARRLPAGTRLRLEITGHHFPVHARNPHTGDDPVTATRLLASRREVDPGHVALRLPVLRSRPTPTDPVQEILR from the coding sequence ATGACGGCGTTCACCGAGCCCGTCGAGGGCCTCGCCACCGACGGCCGGCTCCCGGACGGCGAGGGGCCCTTCCCCGCCGTCCTCATCCGCACGCCCTACGACCGACGCCGGCACCGCGCCGAACTGCGGGGGTGGGCCGAACGAGGGTTCGCCGCCCTCGTCCAGGACGTACGCGGCAGGCACGCGTCGCCCGGGGAGTGGCACCCGTACGAGAACGAGGCCGCCGACGGGGCGCTGACCGCCCGCTGGATCCGCCGGCAGCCCTGGAGCGACGGGCGCGTCGTGGCGGTCGGCGCCTCCTACGCCGCCCACTGCGCCGTCGCCCTCGCGCTCGACGCGCCCGAGGACGCCCGCCCCGACGCCGTCATCGCCGCCGTGCCCGCGCTCGGCGCCGCCGATACGGCACGCGAGCCCTCCGGCGTGGAACGGCTGGCGGCCCGCGCGGGGTGGTGGGCCGCCCATGGCGACCGGCGCGACTCCGACGAGGACGCCCTGGCGGACGTACTCACCACGGACCCCGGCATCCTTGCCCACCTGCCGCTGATCGATCTCCCTGCCCGGCTCGGCCGGAGCCTTCCCTCCTGGCCGGGCCTGTGGCGGCACCGCGAGCGCGGCCGGCTCACTTCACGGGCCGAGCGCGCCGGGATGCCCCTGCTCGCGGTGGGCGGCCACCACGACCACTTCACCGAGGACACCGTCGCGCTGTGGCGCCGCTGGGGCGGCCCCTCCGCGCGGCTGCTGCTCGGCCCCTGGGGGCACCGCCTCGCCGCCGCGCCCGGCACCGACGCCCGGCCCGCGCACCGGGTGAGCCTCGGCGATCTCTACGCGCGCTGGGCCCGGCTCGCTCTCACCGAGGGCCTTGTCTCCGGACACCGGGGCGCCGTCGCGCTGGGCGGCGGCCCCCTGTGGGTGCCCGCCCGGACCCAGGGCGAGCCGCGCACTCAGCACGTACGGCTGCTGCACGGTGCCTCCTTTACGGCCGACCCCGAACGGCCGGTCCTGTCCGAGGAGTTGACCGTTCCCACGGAGGGCACGCCCGACCGCTGCCTGTTCGCCACCCCGCCGCTGCCGCGCCCGCTGGATGTCGTCGGCGCCGCCGAGGTCCGTGTGAGGGCGACCGCCGACACCCCCTCCGCGGACTGGGCGGCACGGCTCGTCGCGGTCACCCCTGAAGGGGCGGCCGAGCGGCTCGCCGTCGGAATCGTCCGCCGCGCGGATCCCCCGGGAAGGGCCGCCGAGTTCACCGTGGGGCTCGGCCGGCTCGCACGGCGGCTGCCCGCCGGCACCCGGCTCCGCCTGGAGATCACCGGCCACCACTTCCCCGTCCACGCCCGCAACCCCCACACCGGCGACGACCCGGTCACGGCCACCCGGCTCCTCGCCTCCCGGCGCGAGGTCGACCCCGGGCACGTGGCGCTCCGTCTGCCCGTGCTCCGCTCCCGTCCCACCCCCACCGATCCCGTACAGGAGATCCTGAGATGA
- the amiA gene encoding streptamidine family RiPP — translation MDNEQVFAPIADPGQLAHDSASHSNALVENPFDDTEE, via the coding sequence ATGGACAACGAGCAGGTCTTCGCGCCGATCGCCGACCCGGGCCAGCTGGCTCACGACTCGGCCTCCCACTCCAACGCGCTCGTCGAGAACCCCTTCGACGACACCGAGGAGTAA
- a CDS encoding ABC transporter ATP-binding protein produces MTEPVGIRVEKVRFGYPGRPVLRGVDVTVEPGELTALIGLNGCGKSTLLRLAAGLLRPDEGRVLLGGDDLAGLSRRATARRVALLHQSAPAVPGMTVRHLVRQGRYAARGPLGMLREGDDPVVRRALRDVGVEQWAERDIDALSGGERQRVRLAMALAQDTRVLLLDEPTTYLDLHHQLDVLRTVVRLREERGLTVVMVLHDLAHAARFAERIVALRDGRVVADGTPKEVVTPGLLAEVLKVAGRVGRDPEGGWPVCYPDHPLPGLEYENHIQ; encoded by the coding sequence ATGACCGAACCCGTGGGTATCCGCGTCGAGAAAGTCCGCTTCGGCTATCCCGGCCGCCCCGTGCTGCGCGGCGTCGACGTGACCGTCGAACCGGGCGAGCTGACCGCCCTCATCGGCCTCAACGGCTGCGGCAAGTCGACCCTGTTGCGGCTGGCCGCCGGCCTGCTGCGGCCGGACGAGGGGCGCGTCCTGCTCGGCGGCGACGACCTCGCAGGGCTCTCCCGGCGCGCCACCGCCCGGCGGGTCGCGCTGCTGCACCAGTCGGCCCCGGCCGTCCCCGGTATGACCGTCCGGCACCTCGTCAGGCAGGGGCGGTATGCGGCGCGCGGCCCGCTCGGCATGCTGCGCGAGGGCGACGACCCCGTCGTACGGCGTGCACTGCGCGACGTCGGCGTGGAGCAGTGGGCCGAGCGTGACATCGACGCGCTGTCCGGGGGTGAGCGGCAGCGGGTCCGGCTCGCGATGGCGCTGGCCCAGGACACCCGCGTCCTGCTGCTCGACGAGCCGACCACCTACCTGGACCTGCATCACCAACTCGATGTGCTGCGGACCGTGGTGCGGCTGCGCGAGGAGCGCGGCCTCACCGTCGTGATGGTGCTGCACGACCTGGCCCACGCGGCCCGGTTCGCCGAGCGGATAGTCGCCCTGCGGGACGGCCGCGTGGTGGCCGACGGGACCCCGAAGGAGGTCGTCACCCCCGGGCTGCTCGCGGAGGTGCTCAAGGTGGCGGGACGGGTCGGCCGGGACCCCGAGGGCGGCTGGCCGGTGTGTTACCCAGATCACCCCCTCCCGGGACTAGAATATGAAAATCATATTCAGTAA
- a CDS encoding iron ABC transporter permease — protein MSRRFGVLAVLVVLCACGGLLAGRGMSPAVVWDVLGGGGDATERHILLQLRLPRLLVALGAGACLGVAGLVLQSALRNPLAGPEVTGVTPGAVLGAVTATGLGLAGWESPLAVVVAACLGGFTGAAFLWLLAGRGGGDPAQTAVYGVLVSAVLGGLTAMVLLVAPGELGSVVQWLVGTTEGRVWEHWHLLWPWALAWGAPAWLLAGPLTLLRCGDDIAGAAGLSAARARSLALLCAVALTAGAVAAVGALGFVGLLVPHLAFALFGADLRLTLPGAALVGAAVVGGADAVAQLSSRLLAVVLDSGRFTLPVGALTTCLGAVLLLVVVRRTPSRTF, from the coding sequence GTGAGCCGGCGTTTCGGGGTGCTCGCGGTACTCGTCGTCCTGTGCGCCTGCGGGGGCCTGTTGGCCGGTCGCGGCATGTCCCCCGCCGTGGTCTGGGACGTCCTCGGCGGGGGCGGTGACGCGACGGAGCGGCACATCCTGCTCCAACTCCGCCTGCCCCGGCTGCTGGTGGCCCTCGGCGCGGGGGCATGCCTCGGTGTGGCGGGTCTGGTGCTGCAGTCCGCCCTGCGCAACCCGCTCGCCGGGCCCGAGGTCACGGGCGTGACTCCGGGCGCGGTGCTCGGGGCCGTCACCGCGACCGGCCTCGGGCTGGCGGGGTGGGAATCGCCGCTCGCGGTCGTCGTCGCCGCGTGTCTGGGCGGGTTCACCGGGGCGGCGTTCCTGTGGCTGCTCGCCGGGCGTGGCGGCGGCGATCCCGCGCAGACCGCCGTGTACGGGGTGCTGGTGTCGGCGGTCCTCGGTGGGCTCACCGCCATGGTGCTGCTGGTGGCGCCGGGGGAGCTCGGCAGTGTCGTCCAGTGGCTCGTCGGTACGACGGAGGGCCGGGTGTGGGAGCACTGGCACCTGTTGTGGCCGTGGGCGTTGGCCTGGGGCGCGCCGGCGTGGCTGCTGGCGGGTCCGCTGACCCTGCTGCGCTGCGGCGACGACATCGCCGGTGCGGCGGGGCTGTCCGCCGCGCGCGCCCGGAGCCTCGCCCTGTTGTGCGCCGTGGCACTGACAGCGGGCGCGGTGGCTGCCGTGGGGGCGCTGGGTTTCGTGGGGCTGCTGGTGCCGCACCTCGCGTTCGCCCTGTTCGGCGCGGACCTGCGGCTGACGCTGCCTGGTGCCGCCCTCGTCGGGGCGGCCGTGGTGGGCGGGGCGGACGCGGTGGCGCAACTGTCCTCGCGGCTGCTGGCCGTCGTGCTGGACTCCGGACGGTTCACGCTGCCGGTCGGGGCGCTCACCACCTGCCTCGGAGCGGTGCTGCTGCTGGTCGTCGTGCGCCGGACGCCGAGCCGAACGTTCTGA
- a CDS encoding iron ABC transporter permease yields MVAASACMLSLGTPYVPAHRLPGALLDGDSTLAGVVVTELRVPRLVLALIAGACLGAAGLVLQEALRNPLAVPEMLGVSSGAALGVAAPLVLAVSIPAVAQPLLAIGGAALGGALTLLAAGLGRSPSAVLLTGAAVAAALQAALLVLMVMADQLDLQLIYRYLLGSLSARTWDDVTGLWPWLLVAAPALVLCAPVLSVLRLGDDDAEALGVRVHRARFAALAIAVLLIAPVTAVCGPVAWVGFLAPHLARRLDPAADAVRWLPWSALWGAVVVAVADVPARLALAPVETPVGAWTSLFGVPVGVALLRSGKRRPRTPRPAAGSEAERVEQSGAGSEAAHVEPPGAEVPPGPRGRGHGEMSEGDGPAGTRLPPHGATASEEAR; encoded by the coding sequence TTGGTCGCGGCGTCCGCCTGCATGCTGAGCCTGGGCACGCCCTACGTCCCAGCGCACCGCCTGCCCGGTGCGCTGCTGGACGGGGACAGCACGCTCGCCGGGGTCGTCGTCACCGAACTGCGTGTTCCCCGGCTGGTGCTGGCGCTGATCGCCGGGGCCTGCCTGGGCGCGGCAGGGCTCGTACTGCAGGAGGCGCTGCGTAACCCGCTGGCCGTTCCCGAGATGCTGGGCGTGTCCTCCGGGGCCGCGCTCGGGGTCGCCGCGCCCCTGGTGCTGGCGGTGTCCATCCCCGCTGTCGCCCAGCCCCTGCTGGCCATCGGCGGGGCCGCGCTCGGCGGCGCGCTCACGCTGCTCGCCGCCGGACTCGGGCGCAGCCCGTCCGCCGTGCTGCTCACCGGGGCCGCGGTCGCCGCCGCCCTGCAGGCCGCGCTGCTCGTGCTCATGGTCATGGCCGACCAGCTGGACCTCCAGCTGATCTACCGGTACCTGCTCGGCTCGCTCTCCGCCCGTACCTGGGACGACGTCACCGGGCTGTGGCCCTGGCTGCTCGTCGCGGCACCCGCGCTCGTGCTGTGCGCGCCGGTGCTCTCGGTGCTGCGGCTGGGCGACGACGACGCCGAGGCGTTGGGCGTCCGCGTCCACCGTGCCCGGTTCGCCGCGCTGGCCATCGCCGTCCTGCTGATCGCGCCCGTGACGGCCGTGTGCGGTCCGGTGGCGTGGGTCGGGTTCCTCGCCCCGCATCTGGCGCGACGGCTCGACCCGGCGGCGGACGCGGTGCGTTGGCTGCCCTGGTCGGCGCTGTGGGGCGCCGTCGTGGTGGCCGTCGCCGACGTCCCGGCCCGGCTGGCGCTGGCACCCGTGGAGACACCGGTCGGCGCCTGGACGTCCCTGTTCGGTGTGCCCGTCGGTGTCGCCCTGCTCCGGTCGGGAAAGCGGAGGCCGAGGACTCCACGGCCGGCGGCGGGCTCCGAGGCCGAGCGCGTGGAGCAGTCGGGGGCCGGTTCCGAGGCCGCGCACGTCGAGCCACCGGGGGCGGAAGTCCCGCCGGGGCCACGAGGACGCGGCCATGGCGAGATGTCCGAGGGCGACGGTCCTGCCGGCACCCGTCTCCCGCCCCATGGGGCAACCGCGTCGGAGGAGGCGCGGTGA